Proteins found in one Micropterus dolomieu isolate WLL.071019.BEF.003 ecotype Adirondacks linkage group LG12, ASM2129224v1, whole genome shotgun sequence genomic segment:
- the LOC123980207 gene encoding major histocompatibility complex class I-related gene protein-like isoform X2 gives MDMMFLLLLFCHVSSAVKHSLKYFVAGSSGVSDFPEFMGAAVFDGILVGYCDSNTRKVETKQDWVEKLLENDTQQLQYYKHECFEYLPNVFKDRIHFFKQHFNQSGGVHVLQRMSGCEWDEETGEFNGFSQYGYDGEDLMAFDLKTLTWIALKPQAVTIKEKWNADKPRAKNNEVYLTQICPEWLKKYLDSGRMTLQRTDLPSVSLLQKTPSSPVSCHATGFYPDRATMFWRKDGEELHEDVDLGEILPNNDGSFQMSVDLNLSSVTPEDWRRYDCVFHLSGVKDDIITKLDKTKIRTNWGKGSDTHTECNQSAECKTKSQ, from the exons ATGGACatgatgtttttgttgcttCTCTTCTGTCACGTTTCATCAGCAG TGAAACACTCCCTGAAGTATTTCGTAGCTGGATCTTCTGGAGTGTCAGACTTCCCAGAGTTCATGGGAGCTGCAGTGTTTGATGGTATTCTGGTGGGTTACTGCGACAGCAACACCAGGAAAGTAGAAACAAAACAGGACTGGGTGGAAAAACTTTTAGAAAACGACACTCAGCAGTTACAGTATTACAAGCATGAGTGTTTTGAGTATCTGCCGAATGTCTTTAAAGACaggatacatttttttaagCAGCACTTCAACCAAAGTGGAG gtgtCCATGTTTTACAGAGGATGAGCGGCTGTGAGTGGGATGAGGAGACAGGAGAGTTTAATGGTTTTAGTCAGTATGGTTATGATGGAGAGGACTTGATGGCATTTGACCTGAAGACATTGACATGGATCGCTTTGAAACCACAAGCTGTCACCATCAAAGAGAAATGGAATGCTGACAAACCTAGAGCAAAAAATAATGAGGTTTACCTCACTCAGATTTGCCCTGAGTGGTTGAAGAAGTATTTGGACTCTGGGAGGATGACTCTCCAGAGAACAG accttccctcagtgtctctcctccagaagactccctcctctccagtCAGCTGCCACGCTACAGGTTTCTACCCTGACAGAGCCACGATGTTCTGGAGGAAAGATGGAGAGGAGCTTCATGAGGACGTGGACCTCGGAGAGATCCTCCCCAACAACGATGGATCCTTCCAGATGAGTGTTGACCTGAATCTTTCATCAGTCACACCTGAAGACTGGAGGAGGTACGACTGTGTGTTTCATCTCTCTGGCGTGAAGGACgacatcatcaccaaactgGACAAAACAAAGATCAGAACCAACTGGGGCAAAG ggtcagacacacatacagagtgCAACCAGTCAGCAGAGTGTAAGACcaagagccagtga
- the LOC123980207 gene encoding major histocompatibility complex class I-related gene protein-like isoform X1, translating into MDMMFLLLLFCHVSSAVKHSLKYFVAGSSGVSDFPEFMGAAVFDGILVGYCDSNTRKVETKQDWVEKLLENDTQQLQYYKHECFEYLPNVFKDRIHFFKQHFNQSGGVHVLQRMSGCEWDEETGEFNGFSQYGYDGEDLMAFDLKTLTWIALKPQAVTIKEKWNADKPRAKNNEVYLTQICPEWLKKYLDSGRMTLQRTDLPSVSLLQKTPSSPVSCHATGFYPDRATMFWRKDGEELHEDVDLGEILPNNDGSFQMSVDLNLSSVTPEDWRRYDCVFHLSGVKDDIITKLDKTKIRTNWGKGEKYTFIYFQLFFSLTFTIYSK; encoded by the exons ATGGACatgatgtttttgttgcttCTCTTCTGTCACGTTTCATCAGCAG TGAAACACTCCCTGAAGTATTTCGTAGCTGGATCTTCTGGAGTGTCAGACTTCCCAGAGTTCATGGGAGCTGCAGTGTTTGATGGTATTCTGGTGGGTTACTGCGACAGCAACACCAGGAAAGTAGAAACAAAACAGGACTGGGTGGAAAAACTTTTAGAAAACGACACTCAGCAGTTACAGTATTACAAGCATGAGTGTTTTGAGTATCTGCCGAATGTCTTTAAAGACaggatacatttttttaagCAGCACTTCAACCAAAGTGGAG gtgtCCATGTTTTACAGAGGATGAGCGGCTGTGAGTGGGATGAGGAGACAGGAGAGTTTAATGGTTTTAGTCAGTATGGTTATGATGGAGAGGACTTGATGGCATTTGACCTGAAGACATTGACATGGATCGCTTTGAAACCACAAGCTGTCACCATCAAAGAGAAATGGAATGCTGACAAACCTAGAGCAAAAAATAATGAGGTTTACCTCACTCAGATTTGCCCTGAGTGGTTGAAGAAGTATTTGGACTCTGGGAGGATGACTCTCCAGAGAACAG accttccctcagtgtctctcctccagaagactccctcctctccagtCAGCTGCCACGCTACAGGTTTCTACCCTGACAGAGCCACGATGTTCTGGAGGAAAGATGGAGAGGAGCTTCATGAGGACGTGGACCTCGGAGAGATCCTCCCCAACAACGATGGATCCTTCCAGATGAGTGTTGACCTGAATCTTTCATCAGTCACACCTGAAGACTGGAGGAGGTACGACTGTGTGTTTCATCTCTCTGGCGTGAAGGACgacatcatcaccaaactgGACAAAACAAAGATCAGAACCAACTGGGGCAAAGgtgaaaaatacacatttatttattttcagttatttttcagtttaacTTTTACCATCTATTCTAAATGA
- the LOC123980207 gene encoding major histocompatibility complex class I-related gene protein-like isoform X3, with the protein MDMMFLLLLFCHVSSAVKHSLKYFVAGSSGVSDFPEFMGAAVFDGILVGYCDSNTRKVETKQDWVEKLLENDTQQLQYYKHECFEYLPNVFKDRIHFFKQHFNQSGGVHVLQRMSGCEWDEETGEFNGFSQYGYDGEDLMAFDLKTLTWIALKPQAVTIKEKWNADKPRAKNNEVYLTQICPEWLKKYLDSGRMTLQRTDLPSVSLLQKTPSSPVSCHATGFYPDRATMFWRKDGEELHEDVDLGEILPNNDGSFQMSVDLNLSSVTPEDWRRYDCVFHLSGVKDDIITKLDKTKIRTNWGKEYN; encoded by the exons ATGGACatgatgtttttgttgcttCTCTTCTGTCACGTTTCATCAGCAG TGAAACACTCCCTGAAGTATTTCGTAGCTGGATCTTCTGGAGTGTCAGACTTCCCAGAGTTCATGGGAGCTGCAGTGTTTGATGGTATTCTGGTGGGTTACTGCGACAGCAACACCAGGAAAGTAGAAACAAAACAGGACTGGGTGGAAAAACTTTTAGAAAACGACACTCAGCAGTTACAGTATTACAAGCATGAGTGTTTTGAGTATCTGCCGAATGTCTTTAAAGACaggatacatttttttaagCAGCACTTCAACCAAAGTGGAG gtgtCCATGTTTTACAGAGGATGAGCGGCTGTGAGTGGGATGAGGAGACAGGAGAGTTTAATGGTTTTAGTCAGTATGGTTATGATGGAGAGGACTTGATGGCATTTGACCTGAAGACATTGACATGGATCGCTTTGAAACCACAAGCTGTCACCATCAAAGAGAAATGGAATGCTGACAAACCTAGAGCAAAAAATAATGAGGTTTACCTCACTCAGATTTGCCCTGAGTGGTTGAAGAAGTATTTGGACTCTGGGAGGATGACTCTCCAGAGAACAG accttccctcagtgtctctcctccagaagactccctcctctccagtCAGCTGCCACGCTACAGGTTTCTACCCTGACAGAGCCACGATGTTCTGGAGGAAAGATGGAGAGGAGCTTCATGAGGACGTGGACCTCGGAGAGATCCTCCCCAACAACGATGGATCCTTCCAGATGAGTGTTGACCTGAATCTTTCATCAGTCACACCTGAAGACTGGAGGAGGTACGACTGTGTGTTTCATCTCTCTGGCGTGAAGGACgacatcatcaccaaactgGACAAAACAAAGATCAGAACCAACTGGGGCAAAG AATACAACTGA
- the LOC123980212 gene encoding sodium/hydrogen exchanger 9B2-like: MTASGSTSCCSSCISLKDRCPRPQGLINLLITKVCLFALLFGVVWAITGSECLPGGNLFGIVILFICSVLGGKLVGMIQLPTLPPFPPLLGMLLAGLVLRNVPYITDAVFINTHWSAALRNVALSIILTRAGLGLDPSALSRLKAVCVRVAVGPCMVEASVVAVVSHFLLGLPWVWGFILGFVLAAVSPAVVVPSMLLLQREGYGVEKGIPTLLMAAGSFDDILAITGFSTCLGIAFSTGSTWMNILKGLLEVVGGVIAGLILGLFLSCFPSKDQEDLVLRRTLLLLGLSIFSVFFSHVVGFAGAGGLCTLVLAFLAALGWKTNKVPVAAMVGRSWDVFQPLLFGLIGAEITIATLSPSTVGLGLACISIGLVIRLLVTYLLVHFGGFNLKEKLFIAVAWLPKATVQAAIGSKALDMAREEGDQTLIKFGLDVLTLAVLAILVTAPIGALGIGLAGPRLLARQAKADETEDGGTNPSNNGIAQEKDNVTLESKL; the protein is encoded by the exons ATGACAGCATCGGGCTCGACCTCTTGTTGTTCGTCTTGTATCAGTCTGAAGGACCGATGTCCTCGACCACAGGGACTCATCAACCTGCTTATCACTAAAG TGTGTCTGTTTGCTCTGCTGTTCGGAGTTGTCTGGGCCATCACAGGAAGTGAGTGTTTACCTGGAGGAAACCTGTTTGGCATCGTCATCCTCTTCATCTGCTCCGTGCTGGGAGGGAAGCTGGTGGGAATGATTCAGCTGCCCACACTGCCCCCCTTCCCCCCACTACTTG gtatGCTGCTGGCAGGGCTGGTGCTGCGTAACGTTCCCTACATAACGGACGCTGTCTTCATCAACACTCACTGGTCTGCAGCTCTGAGGAACGTCGCCCTGTCCATCATCCTTACCAGAGCCGGACTGGGCCTCGACCCCTCA GCGCTGAGTCGCCTTAAGGCGGTGTGCGTGCGTGTTGCGGTCGGTCCCTGCATGGTGGAGGCCTCCGTCGTTGCTGTGGTTTCTCACTTCCTGTTGGGTCTGCCATGGGTCTGGGGCTTCATACTggg ttttgtCCTGGCCGCAGTGTCTCCTGCAGTTGTGGTTCCTTCGATGTTGCTCCTGCAGAGAGAAGGATACGGCGTAGAGAAG GGAATCCCCACCCTGCTGATGGCTGCAGGGAGTTTTGATGATATTCTGGCCATAACAGGGTTTTCTACCTGTCTGGGAATCGCCTTCTCCACAG GTTCTACGTGGATGAACATCCTAAAGGGTCTGCTGGAGGTGGTGGGAGGGGTCATAGCCGGGCTGATCCTGGGGCTGTTCTTGTCCTGTTTCCCCAGCAAAGACCAG GAGGACCTGGTTTTGAGGAGGACTCTCTTACTGTTGGGTCTGTCCATATTTTCGGTCTTCTTCAGTCATGTTGTCGGTTTTGCCGGAGCCGGTGGTCTCTGTACGCTGGTGCTGGCCTTTTTGGCTGCTCTGGGCTGGAAGACCAACAAG GTCCCGGTGGCAGCCATGGTGGGTCGGTCATGGGATGTGTTTCAGCCGctcctgtttggtctgattGGAGCAGAGATTACCATAGCAACCCTCAGCCCCAGCACTGTGG GTCTGGGTCTGGCCTGTATCAGTATTGGTCTGGTGATCCGCCTGCTCGTCACCTACCTGCTGGTTCATTTTGGAGGATTCAACCTGAAGGAGAAGCTCTTCATCGCTGTGGCCTGGCTGCCTAAAGCCACAGTacag GCTGCCATTGGCTCCAAGGCATTGGACATGGCGAGGGAGGAGGGGGACCAGACCTTGATAAAATTTGGCTTGGACGTGCTAACGTTAGCGGTGTTAGCTATCCTGGTCACAGCCCCCATTGGAGCACTGGGTATTGGACTAGCGGGACCTCGCCTCCTGGCCCGGCAGGCCAAAG CAGATGAGACAGAAGATGGAGGCACTAATCCAAGCAACAATGGGATTGCTCAAGAAAAAGACAACGTGACACTTGAGAGCAAGTTATGA